A single region of the Latilactobacillus curvatus JCM 1096 = DSM 20019 genome encodes:
- a CDS encoding glycosyltransferase family 4 protein, translating into MKTILYLHAGSEMYGADKILLEIVTGIDKKKYMPIVVLPSEGILAEKLRENEIETYIIDYPILRRKYFNPKGILQYISQYRHKSNEIEKIVKKRNISIIHVNTAAVLEGITLKRKLSTKIIWHIHEIILKPKIINYLLSYLIGKYSDEVLVVSKAVKKHLLSTNLIKEDKIKVLYNGVENNEVSLEDTEYLYDEFNIEEDTLKIGMVGRINAWKGQDDFLKAVEPVLRFNPKAHAFLVGGVFSGEEWRKEELKKAISESSVKNRIHFSDFRNDTQELFEFFDIFVLPSTNPDPLPTVVLEAMSAGKPVIGYRHGGVKEMVIDEFNGLLVNVKNTKLLSEAICILSDDSDKRKLYGDRSLQRQRELYSISGFITNVEELYSQWD; encoded by the coding sequence ATGAAAACAATTTTATATTTGCATGCTGGCTCTGAGATGTACGGGGCTGATAAAATTCTTTTGGAAATAGTAACTGGAATTGATAAGAAAAAATATATGCCAATCGTTGTATTGCCAAGTGAAGGGATTTTAGCGGAAAAGTTAAGAGAAAATGAAATTGAAACATATATCATAGATTATCCTATTCTACGAAGAAAGTATTTTAATCCAAAAGGTATATTACAATATATTAGTCAGTATCGTCACAAAAGTAATGAAATTGAAAAAATAGTTAAAAAAAGGAATATTTCGATAATACATGTAAATACCGCTGCTGTACTTGAGGGTATTACCTTAAAACGAAAGCTCAGTACAAAAATCATATGGCATATTCATGAAATTATTTTGAAGCCTAAAATAATAAATTACCTTTTAAGCTATCTAATCGGAAAGTATTCAGATGAAGTTCTTGTCGTTTCAAAAGCGGTAAAAAAACATTTGCTGTCAACTAATTTAATAAAGGAAGATAAAATTAAGGTTTTATACAATGGCGTTGAGAACAATGAGGTATCTTTAGAGGATACAGAGTATCTGTATGATGAATTTAATATTGAAGAAGATACTCTGAAAATTGGAATGGTTGGTAGAATCAATGCTTGGAAGGGACAAGATGATTTTTTAAAAGCGGTTGAACCTGTCTTGCGATTTAATCCTAAAGCACACGCCTTTCTAGTTGGTGGAGTTTTCAGTGGTGAAGAGTGGCGAAAAGAGGAATTGAAAAAGGCTATTTCAGAATCGAGTGTGAAAAATAGAATCCATTTTTCCGATTTTAGAAATGATACACAAGAGTTGTTTGAATTTTTTGATATTTTCGTATTACCAAGTACTAATCCAGATCCGTTACCGACAGTGGTCCTAGAAGCTATGTCTGCTGGGAAACCTGTAATTGGTTACAGGCATGGTGGCGTAAAAGAAATGGTTATTGATGAATTTAATGGACTTTTGGTTAACGTTAAAAATACCAAATTACTTAGTGAAGCGATTTGCATATTGTCAGATGATTCTGATAAAAGAAAATTGTATGGTGACCGTTCTTTACAAAGACAAAGGGAGCTTTATTCTATAAGCGGATTTATTACAAATGTAGAAGAACTTTATTCTCAGTGGGATTAA
- a CDS encoding sugar transferase yields MLFNQAVIDQRYGYRIIKRLFDIIASLVGLILLSPLFLVLAILIKMDDPAGGVFYSQTRLGLKQRTFKMYKFRSMCTDADEKLKNLLKYNEVEGAMFKMKEDPRITKVGKFIRKYSIDELPQLWNVLIGNMTLVGPRPPLEREIKDYTDYDWQRLMVKPGCTGLWQVSGRNSIGFHEMVEIDLKYIKKSSLVYDLGILFRTVKIMIMPNDAY; encoded by the coding sequence ATGCTTTTTAACCAAGCTGTTATTGATCAACGGTATGGTTATCGTATTATCAAAAGACTTTTCGATATCATAGCGAGTTTGGTAGGACTAATCCTACTGAGCCCGCTTTTTCTTGTGCTTGCGATTTTGATCAAAATGGATGATCCTGCAGGCGGCGTTTTTTATTCGCAAACGCGCTTAGGATTAAAACAGCGAACGTTCAAAATGTACAAATTCCGCTCAATGTGTACGGATGCAGATGAAAAATTAAAGAATCTGTTGAAGTACAACGAGGTCGAAGGTGCGATGTTTAAAATGAAGGAAGACCCGCGCATTACTAAGGTTGGTAAGTTCATTCGTAAATATAGTATTGATGAGTTACCGCAACTGTGGAATGTCCTAATTGGTAACATGACATTGGTTGGCCCACGACCACCATTAGAACGGGAAATCAAGGATTATACGGATTATGACTGGCAACGACTCATGGTTAAACCTGGTTGTACAGGTTTATGGCAGGTTAGTGGTCGGAATAGTATTGGTTTCCATGAGATGGTTGAAATTGATTTAAAATATATTAAAAAAAGTAGTTTGGTTTATGATTTGGGTATTCTCTTCAGAACAGTCAAAATTATGATTATGCCAAATGATGCATACTAA
- a CDS encoding CpsD/CapB family tyrosine-protein kinase, producing the protein MSLFRKEKGLDQASMKEGVGLITLTEPTSVIAEQFRTVRTNIQFSSIDQKLRSVVFTSAGPSQGKSTVSANVAVTWADQGVDVLLVDADMRRPTVHQTFQVPNKRGLTSLLTDETFDLTNTIQKTPVDHLFVLPCGVVPPNPSELLNTKKMDKLIQELTKHFDLVIFDVPPVISVTDAQILASKVDGTILVVPQGIVEKGSVAKAKELLEVVNARILGTIMNRVKAENTGGYYGGYYGGYYGAEEIK; encoded by the coding sequence ATGAGCTTATTTAGAAAAGAAAAGGGTTTAGACCAAGCAAGTATGAAAGAAGGGGTTGGCTTAATTACGTTAACGGAACCGACTTCAGTCATTGCGGAACAATTCAGAACGGTTCGAACGAATATTCAATTCTCATCAATTGATCAAAAATTACGGAGTGTTGTCTTTACATCTGCTGGCCCATCACAAGGCAAGTCCACGGTTAGTGCGAACGTCGCAGTTACTTGGGCTGATCAAGGGGTTGATGTGTTACTAGTTGATGCTGATATGCGGCGGCCAACAGTGCATCAAACCTTTCAAGTACCGAACAAACGTGGACTAACATCACTCTTAACCGACGAAACCTTTGATTTAACTAATACGATTCAAAAAACACCAGTTGATCATTTATTTGTTCTACCATGCGGGGTTGTACCACCTAATCCATCTGAATTACTGAATACGAAGAAGATGGATAAATTAATCCAAGAGTTAACAAAGCATTTTGATTTAGTGATTTTTGATGTACCGCCTGTAATATCGGTGACGGATGCACAAATCCTTGCTAGCAAAGTTGATGGGACAATTTTGGTGGTACCACAAGGGATTGTTGAAAAGGGTTCGGTTGCCAAGGCAAAAGAGTTGTTAGAAGTCGTTAATGCCCGAATTTTAGGAACCATTATGAACCGCGTGAAGGCTGAGAATACGGGCGGCTATTATGGCGGTTATTATGGTGGGTACTATGGAGCAGAGGAAATAAAGTAA
- a CDS encoding glycosyltransferase family 2 protein yields the protein MKIAILILNYNNYEDTKECIERLTKLSIDNSRIIVIDNHSSDDSLVKLRKLSNSKSFELLSAKRNKGFAAGNNMGIKYAIKKGMDYVVILNNDFILNEDIISPMTEYLNQNRNVGVVGPSIWSQNVLINIGNKVNFRNVKYDNSISLDNASNIIDADYIVGACMVSRVEAIKKVGLLPEEYFLNFEETSWCLMFKRKGYRIECLTQFSGNHLGNGTIGKISGMQVYFLRRNIVLFVRRNADPLNKILFFLKLIPYGILQSIHAKSFLPLRSYIDGITERNRYDYLE from the coding sequence GTGAAAATTGCGATATTAATATTAAATTACAATAATTATGAAGATACAAAGGAATGCATAGAGCGTTTAACTAAATTATCTATAGATAATAGTAGGATAATCGTTATTGATAATCATTCATCTGACGATTCCCTCGTCAAACTTCGTAAACTATCAAATAGTAAGAGTTTTGAATTGTTGTCTGCAAAAAGAAATAAGGGCTTTGCTGCTGGCAATAATATGGGTATTAAATATGCAATTAAAAAAGGGATGGACTATGTTGTCATTCTGAATAACGATTTTATTCTAAATGAGGACATAATTTCTCCAATGACGGAATATCTTAATCAAAACAGAAATGTTGGAGTTGTTGGACCAAGTATTTGGAGTCAAAATGTACTTATAAATATCGGAAATAAAGTGAATTTTAGAAATGTGAAGTATGATAATTCTATAAGTTTGGATAACGCTAGTAATATAATCGATGCTGATTATATTGTAGGGGCCTGTATGGTTAGTCGAGTTGAAGCAATAAAGAAAGTTGGACTACTTCCAGAAGAATATTTTTTGAATTTTGAAGAAACTAGTTGGTGTTTAATGTTCAAACGAAAGGGATACAGAATTGAATGTTTGACTCAATTTAGTGGGAATCATCTTGGTAATGGAACAATTGGGAAAATTAGTGGTATGCAGGTGTATTTTTTAAGAAGAAACATTGTACTTTTTGTACGACGTAATGCAGATCCATTGAATAAAATATTGTTTTTTTTAAAATTAATTCCATATGGAATACTGCAGAGTATCCACGCTAAGAGTTTTTTACCATTAAGGAGCTATATTGACGGTATTACTGAACGTAACCGATATGACTATCTTGAATAG
- a CDS encoding glycosyltransferase family 2 protein, which yields MKEKLKNNLKKIVFQTKFQGYSNPKFLDKAVNKTLKFMIGFPILIKNNLKFRKSSNTNFNSKNRPIYILAIMKDEGEYLSEWIQYHIDRGITKFILYDNESSDDTKSIIEEFQKKVDIDYRYWPGKNQQKKAYNDAVNRYKTEHVWILTIDIDEFLFPINSLDIFTWLDKLPSNVAQVLVGWRIFGSNHHINKPKGLVIQNYIRRAQDSYVADYKPIIKPDMTVGARNPHIFDTIGKTINTSKERQWYYPYMALIGSEAAPKDKIVINHYYNKSLEDYKAKIKKGDAFDVTKQTRKMDNFTMQDRNEVFDDSMAPFGEKILVELKSNQMNI from the coding sequence ATGAAAGAAAAATTAAAAAACAACTTAAAAAAAATCGTGTTCCAAACAAAATTTCAAGGGTACAGTAATCCAAAATTTTTAGATAAAGCAGTAAATAAGACTCTAAAGTTTATGATTGGATTCCCCATACTTATAAAAAACAATTTAAAATTTCGTAAATCTAGTAATACTAATTTTAACTCAAAGAATCGACCTATATATATACTCGCAATTATGAAAGATGAGGGAGAGTACCTATCTGAGTGGATACAATATCATATTGATAGAGGGATAACCAAATTTATTCTCTATGATAATGAGTCGTCAGATGATACTAAGTCAATAATAGAAGAGTTCCAAAAAAAGGTAGATATCGACTATCGTTATTGGCCGGGGAAGAATCAACAAAAAAAAGCTTATAATGATGCAGTAAATCGATATAAAACTGAACATGTTTGGATACTAACGATTGATATTGACGAGTTTTTATTTCCGATAAATAGTTTAGACATTTTTACATGGTTAGATAAATTGCCTAGTAATGTTGCACAGGTATTAGTTGGTTGGCGTATTTTTGGTTCAAATCATCACATTAATAAGCCGAAAGGGCTTGTAATTCAGAATTATATCAGGAGAGCTCAAGATTCATATGTAGCTGATTATAAGCCAATCATTAAACCAGATATGACCGTTGGTGCAAGAAATCCACATATCTTTGATACGATTGGGAAAACAATAAATACATCGAAAGAACGTCAATGGTATTATCCTTATATGGCATTGATAGGTAGCGAGGCCGCTCCAAAAGATAAAATCGTTATAAATCACTACTACAACAAATCATTAGAAGACTATAAAGCTAAAATTAAGAAGGGCGATGCATTCGATGTAACTAAGCAGACTAGAAAAATGGATAACTTTACTATGCAGGATCGTAATGAGGTTTTTGATGATAGTATGGCTCCCTTTGGGGAAAAAATATTAGTCGAATTGAAGAGTAATCAAATGAATATTTAA
- a CDS encoding YveK family protein: MEQTINIEQIFGILRKYRRLILSSTVVCTLLAIIVTFFLITPQYSASAELLVNRKQSTDAGAQWNQVQTDVQMINTYKDLITKPVIMDSVVSKMNKGNGHKLTAGELASMISVANNQNSQVFSITAKSDNAYTAADIVNTTAQTFQKKVPKIMSGTDNVSIISEAKPNLTPVSPKKNLNVLIGLVLGLLLGIGFAFVRELMDKTVKEESFLTEELGLTSLGIVNNIADKDLIKKAIINVSSSRLSRRG; encoded by the coding sequence ATGGAACAAACAATTAATATTGAACAGATTTTCGGCATCTTGCGCAAGTATCGCCGCCTTATTCTATCATCAACGGTTGTATGTACGCTGTTAGCAATCATTGTTACGTTTTTCTTGATTACACCACAATATAGTGCTTCAGCAGAGTTATTGGTTAACCGTAAACAAAGCACTGATGCTGGTGCACAATGGAACCAAGTACAAACTGATGTTCAAATGATTAACACCTACAAGGATTTAATTACAAAACCGGTCATTATGGATTCAGTGGTAAGTAAGATGAATAAGGGAAATGGCCACAAACTTACTGCTGGTGAACTTGCTAGCATGATTAGTGTTGCTAATAATCAAAATTCGCAAGTCTTCTCAATTACAGCTAAGTCTGATAATGCCTATACTGCGGCAGATATTGTCAATACAACGGCACAAACATTTCAGAAAAAAGTACCGAAAATTATGAGTGGGACTGACAACGTCTCAATCATTTCAGAAGCCAAACCGAATTTAACACCAGTGTCACCCAAAAAGAACTTGAACGTCTTAATTGGTCTGGTGCTAGGGTTGTTATTAGGAATTGGGTTTGCCTTTGTACGGGAATTAATGGATAAGACGGTTAAAGAAGAAAGTTTCTTAACAGAAGAACTTGGTTTAACCAGTTTAGGAATCGTCAATAACATTGCTGATAAAGATTTGATTAAAAAAGCGATTATCAATGTAAGTAGTAGTCGCTTATCGAGAAGAGGATAG
- the cps2T gene encoding beta 1-4 rhamnosyltransferase Cps2T, translating into MTKNIFIIGAKGIPANYGGFESFVEQLTARKESQDIRYYVACRRDLSENKADTFEYNDATCFNVDVPDVGPAKAILYDVNAFKWTMKYIKKNNIQNAIVYVLACRMGPFIKHFKNQLQQYNGTLFVNPDGHEWLRAKWSVPVRKYWKYSERLMVKHADLLICDSQNIEKYIQNDYKQYSPKTTYIAYGSDIVKTTLSTTDQVVTDWYGKHNVRLNEYYLIVGRFVPENNYETMIREFMNSNTDKDLVIITNVEKNKFYSELQAKTKFEADKRIKFVGTVYNGELLKFIRENAFAYLHGHEVGGTNPSLLEALGSTKINLLLNVGFNQEVGKDGAVYWDKTHGNLSNVLNHADLFSSLEIEDLNNKSNLRITNQFDWKLIIDAYENQFLKEN; encoded by the coding sequence ATGACTAAAAATATATTTATCATCGGGGCAAAAGGAATCCCTGCTAATTATGGTGGGTTTGAATCCTTTGTGGAACAGTTGACTGCACGTAAAGAGAGTCAAGATATTCGTTATTATGTTGCTTGTCGACGGGATTTATCTGAGAATAAGGCTGATACATTTGAGTATAATGATGCGACTTGTTTCAATGTGGATGTACCAGATGTTGGCCCAGCTAAGGCAATTTTATATGATGTTAATGCATTCAAATGGACAATGAAATATATTAAGAAAAATAACATTCAAAATGCGATTGTATATGTACTCGCATGCCGAATGGGCCCATTTATTAAGCATTTTAAAAATCAATTGCAACAATACAACGGTACGTTATTTGTCAATCCAGATGGTCATGAATGGTTACGTGCTAAATGGAGTGTACCTGTTCGTAAATACTGGAAATATTCAGAACGTTTAATGGTAAAACATGCTGACTTATTAATTTGTGATAGCCAAAATATTGAGAAGTATATCCAAAACGATTATAAGCAATATTCACCTAAGACAACGTATATTGCCTATGGATCAGATATTGTTAAAACCACTTTATCAACAACTGATCAAGTGGTAACTGATTGGTATGGGAAACATAATGTACGGTTAAATGAATATTATTTAATCGTTGGACGGTTTGTACCAGAAAATAACTATGAAACAATGATTAGAGAATTTATGAATTCTAACACTGATAAAGATCTAGTTATCATTACCAATGTCGAAAAAAATAAATTTTATTCTGAATTACAAGCTAAGACTAAATTTGAAGCAGACAAAAGAATTAAGTTTGTTGGAACTGTGTATAACGGAGAACTATTAAAATTTATTCGTGAAAATGCATTTGCGTACCTACATGGACATGAAGTTGGTGGAACGAATCCGTCATTGTTGGAAGCCTTAGGAAGTACAAAAATTAACTTATTACTTAATGTTGGCTTTAATCAAGAAGTTGGTAAAGATGGTGCAGTTTATTGGGATAAAACACATGGTAATTTGTCAAACGTGTTAAATCATGCAGATTTATTTTCTAGTTTAGAGATTGAGGATTTAAATAATAAATCAAATTTACGAATTACAAACCAGTTTGATTGGAAATTAATTATCGATGCTTATGAGAATCAGTTTCTGAAGGAGAATTAA